ATATTTACGAGGTATTAAAATCTAAAAAGTCTTTTATGAGTATTGTGCATGAGATAACAGATGATTTGCATTTTGCCCCATCGCATATTAGGCTTTCTCAGTTTTCAGGAGAAAATATTATTGGGCAAGAATATAAGTTGAAAACAATTTTGACCCCTTATTTCGATAAATATGATTATATATTAATTGATACCCCACCATCAGTTAATAAGGAACTTATTAATTCTTTGATGATTGCTACCAAGGTTGTTATTCCTTTGCCAGCAGAGCTTTGGGCGATAGAAAGTTATGATATTTTGAAAAGTAAAATGCAAGAGATTATTAGCGCTTATCAGAAACAGGATTTTAAGAGCTATTATGTTATTCAGACCCTTTACGAGGAAAATAGAAAAATAAAGAAAGAATTTTTTGATAGTTTGCAACAGCTTTATCAAGAATATGTTCCAATTAAAATTCATAGAAGTGCTGCTATTCAGAAGATGATTACTTATAGATTGGAGCCCCGGGAAAGTGAGAGGTATTATAATGAGTATTTAAGGGTAGCCGAAGTTATTGAGGGTATTGAAAATATAAGGATGACATAGATATTTGTAAACCAGTTTACAAATATCTATGTCTAAGGAATAAAGATAAAAATGGATATACTTAATACTATTAAGAGTAGGGTAGGAGATATTACTCAATTTAAAGGTGATTTTGGAAAAGAAAAGGCTCGATTATTAAGATATAAGCAACTTAAAGAAGAAATTAAGGCTAGAACTTTAGAAGAAGCCGTTAATAAATTAGAATTAGCTAAGGCGCTTTATGAGATCAAAAAGAATAAATTATATAGATTTGATGGGTATGATTATTTTTATGAATTTTGTTTAGATTATAAGTTTAGTAGGACGATGATATATAAATATATTAGAATAGGTGCTTATTTAGAGAAAGAGGATGTAAAGGAACAGGATATTATACAGGGTTCTTTGAATAAAATCATTAACGATATACGAGTCAAGAAGAGTTCTTCAATGTGTAAGCCTGTTATTATTAAATTAAATTTGGAAGATAAGGAAAAGCAGTTGATTCTTGTGAAAAATAAGCAAAAATTAGAAAAATTTTTGCTTAAATATTATTGGATAATTGGGAATCATTTATAATCTGAGATAGTATCTGTGAGTGATAA
Above is a genomic segment from Borrelia coriaceae containing:
- a CDS encoding chromosome replication/partitioning protein encodes the protein MDILNTIKSRVGDITQFKGDFGKEKARLLRYKQLKEEIKARTLEEAVNKLELAKALYEIKKNKLYRFDGYDYFYEFCLDYKFSRTMIYKYIRIGAYLEKEDVKEQDIIQGSLNKIINDIRVKKSSSMCKPVIIKLNLEDKEKQLILVKNKQKLEKFLLKYYWIIGNHL
- a CDS encoding ParA family protein, with the translated sequence MRDIITISSIKGGVGKSVTAIMLGYIFSKRYRTLLIDIDSQASVTSYFLPYFENKVDIKEYNIYEVLKSKKSFMSIVHEITDDLHFAPSHIRLSQFSGENIIGQEYKLKTILTPYFDKYDYILIDTPPSVNKELINSLMIATKVVIPLPAELWAIESYDILKSKMQEIISAYQKQDFKSYYVIQTLYEENRKIKKEFFDSLQQLYQEYVPIKIHRSAAIQKMITYRLEPRESERYYNEYLRVAEVIEGIENIRMT